In the Planctomycetota bacterium genome, one interval contains:
- a CDS encoding peptidylprolyl isomerase: MALIVNGERIDEEIVRQEFSGIKSHHAHRGQVSCCERDDEFRRLAVDNVVAQTLLLQEARRTIPPVPEAEVEAALRRIQEEHGGPEKFYAAFQLTPDDEPRIRRDLEARLRVEKLIEQVAGAGPEPTREELEAYYARNLERYRTAEQVRASHILKNPGRGEDRARAMELLRGLRERALAGEDFEALAREHSDRARRDGASAPAGEGDGIDLGWFARGEILEEFEAVVFSLREGEVSPVFVSPYGFHLAKLTGRRPPEPVPFDRIRDRVREDFLAERRDERLRALLAELRGKATIEEVPDPA; encoded by the coding sequence ATGGCGCTGATCGTCAACGGCGAGCGTATCGACGAGGAAATCGTCCGGCAGGAATTTTCCGGCATCAAGTCCCACCACGCCCACCGCGGACAGGTGTCCTGCTGCGAACGCGACGACGAATTCCGCCGCCTGGCGGTCGATAACGTGGTCGCCCAGACCCTCCTGCTCCAGGAGGCGCGGCGGACGATCCCTCCCGTGCCGGAGGCGGAGGTCGAGGCGGCGCTTCGCCGAATCCAGGAAGAACACGGCGGTCCGGAAAAGTTCTACGCCGCCTTCCAGCTCACGCCCGACGACGAACCCCGGATCCGCCGCGACCTCGAAGCGCGCCTGCGGGTCGAGAAGCTGATCGAGCAGGTGGCCGGCGCCGGCCCGGAGCCGACGCGCGAGGAACTCGAAGCCTACTACGCCCGGAACCTCGAGCGCTACCGGACGGCCGAGCAGGTCCGCGCGTCGCACATCCTGAAGAATCCCGGCCGCGGCGAGGATCGCGCGCGCGCCATGGAGCTTCTGCGCGGCCTGCGGGAGCGGGCCCTGGCGGGCGAGGACTTCGAAGCCCTGGCCCGGGAGCACTCCGACCGGGCCCGGCGCGACGGCGCCTCCGCCCCCGCCGGCGAAGGAGACGGCATCGATCTCGGCTGGTTCGCGCGCGGCGAGATCCTGGAGGAATTCGAGGCGGTCGTCTTTTCGCTGCGCGAAGGGGAGGTCAGTCCCGTTTTCGTCTCCCCCTACGGCTTCCATCTGGCCAAGCTCACCGGCCGGCGTCCGCCGGAGCCGGTCCCCTTCGACCGGATCCGCGACCGCGTGCGGGAGGACTTTCTCGCCGAACGGCGGGACGAGCGCCTCCGCGCCCTGCTCGCGGAGCTGCGCGGAAAGGCCACGATCGAAGAGGTTCCGGATCCGGCCTGA